In one window of Campylobacter hepaticus DNA:
- the rimO gene encoding 30S ribosomal protein S12 methylthiotransferase RimO, with protein sequence MPKLFLMSLGCNKNLVDSEIMLGRLSAYELCDEPSKADVLIINTCGFIHSAKQESINAILDLHNQRKKDSLLVVTGCLMQRYREELIKELPEVDLFTGVGDYERIDEMILKKTNLFSNSTYLQGENAKRIITGSNFHAFIKIAEGCNQKCSFCAIPNFKGRLKSREIASIITELKELVARGYKDFSFIAQDTSSYLFDKGQKDGLIRLIDEVEKVQGIEAARILYLYPTSISENLIKRIIDSKIFVNYFDMPLQHISNHMLKIMKRGVNQNKLKEMLSLMRSAPDSFLRTGFIVGHPGESDEDFKELCEFLKDFAFDRVSVFAYSKEEDTCAFYMEQVPFKVINQRLDVIEKLVDKCIEKSFEKEVGQKRLVICSGESSEGEFFIAGKDLRWDREIDGEILINESECGNLEIGQIYECEIIQNVDNKLIAKALRKIHAA encoded by the coding sequence ATGCCAAAACTTTTTTTAATGTCTTTAGGATGCAATAAAAATTTAGTTGATAGTGAGATTATGTTAGGTAGACTTAGTGCTTATGAGCTGTGTGATGAGCCAAGTAAAGCTGATGTTTTAATCATAAATACTTGCGGTTTTATCCATAGTGCAAAACAAGAAAGTATTAATGCAATTTTAGATTTGCATAATCAAAGAAAAAAAGATTCGCTTTTAGTTGTAACGGGTTGTTTAATGCAGCGCTACCGTGAGGAGTTGATCAAAGAGCTTCCAGAAGTAGATCTTTTTACTGGTGTGGGTGATTATGAAAGAATCGATGAAATGATACTTAAAAAAACCAATTTATTTTCTAATTCAACCTATTTGCAAGGTGAAAATGCTAAACGTATTATCACAGGTTCAAATTTTCATGCTTTTATTAAAATTGCTGAAGGGTGTAATCAAAAATGTTCTTTTTGTGCTATTCCAAACTTTAAAGGTAGATTAAAATCACGTGAAATAGCAAGCATTATAACAGAACTTAAAGAATTAGTAGCAAGAGGTTATAAGGACTTTTCCTTTATCGCACAAGATACAAGTTCTTATTTATTTGATAAGGGTCAAAAAGATGGTCTTATACGTTTAATTGATGAAGTAGAAAAAGTTCAAGGTATTGAAGCGGCTAGAATTTTATATCTTTATCCAACAAGCATAAGTGAAAACTTAATCAAACGTATTATAGATTCTAAAATTTTTGTTAATTATTTTGACATGCCTTTGCAGCATATTAGCAATCATATGCTTAAAATCATGAAACGCGGTGTAAATCAAAATAAACTTAAAGAAATGCTTTCTTTAATGAGAAGCGCCCCAGATAGCTTTTTGCGTACAGGATTTATTGTTGGGCACCCTGGGGAAAGTGATGAGGATTTTAAAGAACTTTGTGAGTTTTTAAAAGATTTTGCTTTTGATAGAGTGAGTGTTTTTGCTTATTCTAAAGAAGAAGATACTTGTGCTTTTTACATGGAGCAAGTGCCTTTTAAAGTGATCAATCAAAGACTTGATGTGATAGAAAAACTTGTAGATAAATGCATAGAAAAAAGTTTTGAAAAAGAAGTGGGACAAAAACGTTTAGTTATTTGCTCTGGAGAAAGTAGTGAAGGTGAATTTTTTATAGCAGGAAAAGATTTAAGATGGGATAGAGAAATTGATGGAGAAATTCTTATTAATGAAAGCGAATGTGGAAATTTGGAAATAGGACAAATTTATGAATGTGAAATCATTCAAAATGTAGATAACAAACTTATTGCTAAAGCTTTAAGAAAAATACATGCAGCTTAA